From the genome of Acidaminococcus sp.:
CGTTGAGACCATCACACCGAGCACAAGGCAGACAAGGAACGTAAAGAACTTTTCCTTCCTATCTTTGTAATGCATAATGTCTCCTTCTACTCGAAGTAATTGAGAAAACCACGGGCCGCTTATAGCGGGTCATCCGTGGAAACGAAATGGCTGAAGCAATTCGTTTAGAATAAATAAAAGCAGTTTTTTAATTTAGATTATACGCTAAAAGCGATATTTGTTTTCCATTGATTCCGGCCGGAAGGCCATCATCATACTGCTTTATTCCACCTTGATATACGGTACGGCGTAAGTCATATCGATATACCGGGCCTTGATTTTCTTCTGTTCCAGATCATCGCACAGGGAAATAAAGGTATCGATTCGATTCAGCGCATTGACACCGGTTCCCACGATGAAAGGCACACCGCCTTCAATATAGAGGGTGATGCGCATCCTCTCATCAAGAGAAATCTCCGAGATGCGGTCTGAAATCCCTGCCGGAAGTTTGCCCAGGAAGGCGCACATGGCTTTCAGATTTTCGCCTGTAATCTCGTCCCCTTCCTCGAGTCCTTCGGCTGTAAAGCCGGTCACGAGCGGTGCCGTAGCATCTTCGATGGCTCCTTCTTTACTGATGACGTAGCCATCCTTGGAAATCTTGGCAAAGCTGCCGTCGTCGCAGCGCATATACATGACCGGTTCCCGTTCCTTCACATGCACAACAAGGTAGTTGGGCAGTCCGAACGAAAAATCAACCTTTTCAATGCGCGGATCCTTGGCAAGGGCCTGACGCAGTGCGCTGCGGTCGATGGTCAGGATGTTGACCGGGTCCTTGAGAGACCCGGCATCCATGACTTCTTCGAGCGTAACGTATTTATTCCCCGAAAGTTTCACCCGCCCGAAATGGAACCAGGGCTGGTGAATAAAAATATAAATACCGATTGCTGCGGCCACTACGCCCAGCACAGCTCCCGTCACGCGCGGCGAAATCCGCGGCAGGGAAATATGCAGGCGGGATTTTCTGCGCCGCCTTTTTTTAGGTTCTTCAGGCGGCTCCGGCGGCTTTTGTGTTCTTGTTTCCTGCTCCTTAATATACCGGCGGAAGGACGGCGGCGGAACAGGATGTGAATTTTCTTTGTGTTCAGGCACCACCGGTCGCTTGAACGGCTGCCTGTTCCATCTTGGCGTATCCATTTTAGCAGTGAGCCGTCTTCAGAATCTTTTCACACAAATCCGGGAAGCTCAGTCCCATGGCTTCCGCGGCATGGGGAACGAGGCTCGTCGGGGTCATGCCCGGAATCGTGTTGACTTCCAAAACGATGCAGGATTCATCTTTGGCCACAATGAGATCCACGCGGGCTACACCGCTGCAGCCGAGGGCCATGTAAGCATCTACACCGATTTTCTGCAGCTTTTTCGTCAGTTCAGCACTGATTGGAGCCGGACAGGTATGCTTCGTGGCGCCGGCCGTGTATTTATTGTGGTAATCATAGTAACCCTGGAGCGGTTCAATATAGACGAGCGGCATGGCAATTGGTTTGCCGTCTTCGCCCATCATGACGCCGGCGGCGAC
Proteins encoded in this window:
- a CDS encoding FtsQ-type POTRA domain-containing protein — protein: MDTPRWNRQPFKRPVVPEHKENSHPVPPPSFRRYIKEQETRTQKPPEPPEEPKKRRRRKSRLHISLPRISPRVTGAVLGVVAAAIGIYIFIHQPWFHFGRVKLSGNKYVTLEEVMDAGSLKDPVNILTIDRSALRQALAKDPRIEKVDFSFGLPNYLVVHVKEREPVMYMRCDDGSFAKISKDGYVISKEGAIEDATAPLVTGFTAEGLEEGDEITGENLKAMCAFLGKLPAGISDRISEISLDERMRITLYIEGGVPFIVGTGVNALNRIDTFISLCDDLEQKKIKARYIDMTYAVPYIKVE